From the Candidatus Neomarinimicrobiota bacterium genome, one window contains:
- a CDS encoding succinate dehydrogenase/fumarate reductase iron-sulfur subunit, which yields MSSNVTIEVLRYLPENDSEQVVQSYEVPRTKDWVILDAINYIKDELDGTLSYRWSCRMGVCGSCGMMVNGEPVLTCAKFVESYLPGTIRIEPLENFPVIRDLVIEMGDFMEKLESVKPWIIRDDDYPEEKEFIQTPFELSEYKKFSMCINCMLCYSACPVYGLEPGFTGPAAIALGQRYNLDNRDMGNAERNEVLTQEEGIWQCTLVGECSAVCPKDVDPAAAIQRLKLTTTVNWFKSFLMPWKNR from the coding sequence ATGAGCTCAAACGTAACAATAGAAGTGCTGCGATACCTGCCTGAGAACGATTCAGAGCAGGTGGTTCAAAGTTACGAGGTGCCCCGCACCAAAGATTGGGTTATCCTCGACGCTATAAATTACATCAAGGATGAACTGGACGGGACTTTATCATATAGATGGTCTTGCAGGATGGGAGTTTGCGGAAGCTGCGGTATGATGGTAAACGGAGAACCTGTTCTCACCTGCGCAAAGTTTGTGGAATCCTATCTTCCCGGCACTATCCGCATCGAACCTTTAGAAAATTTTCCCGTCATACGGGACCTCGTCATAGAGATGGGCGATTTTATGGAGAAGTTAGAGAGCGTCAAGCCGTGGATAATTAGAGACGATGATTATCCTGAGGAGAAGGAATTTATCCAAACTCCGTTCGAGCTCTCTGAATACAAGAAATTCTCTATGTGTATCAACTGCATGTTGTGCTACTCGGCGTGCCCCGTTTACGGGCTCGAACCGGGATTTACGGGACCTGCGGCAATCGCACTCGGTCAGCGTTACAATTTAGATAACCGGGATATGGGAAATGCAGAGAGAAATGAGGTGCTCACACAGGAAGAAGGGATCTGGCAGTGTACGCTCGTCGGTGAGTGCTCGGCTGTCTGTCCGAAAGATGTCGACCCCGCGGCGGCTATACAGAGGCTTAAACTGACAACTACAGTCAATTGGTTTAAATCGTTCCTTATGCCGTGGAAGAACCGATGA
- the frdA gene encoding fumarate reductase (quinol) flavoprotein subunit has translation MDLLSHDVLIIGGGGAGLRGAIAIAEEDPKLDIAVISKVIPMRSHTVSAEGGAAAVIEPDDSFDLHSYDTISGGDWLCDQDAVEVFVKEAKEELLQLEHWGCPWSRKEDGTIAVRPFGGMKMERTWFASDKTGFHILHTLFQTSLKYKPIKRYDEWFVTDLLVEDERCQGVIAIELATGRIEAIFAKSVVICTGGCGKVFSFTTNANIKNGDGMAMAYREGVPLKDMEFIQYHPTGLPFTGILITEAARSEGGYLLNKDGYRYLQDYDLGKPEPKPVLRSMELGPRDRLSQAFVKEQEKGRTLDGPYGAYVNLDIRHLGKKKINNKLPFVRELCLRYVNLDPVDEMIPVRPVVHYMMGGVHTDIEGATPLKGLYAAGEAACVSINGANRLGSNSLTEILVFGKRACRSAGRFASEQKGPDNAVKSLAEEKIANLETKYFKSGGGKESIAGIRTEMQEIMEESVGIYRNEESLRKAETTIMKLKERFTNIAITDRSLTFNTEVMSAVELSYMLDVAEAIVKSAIERTESRGSHQRLDHPERDDDKYLAHSLVYKNGDNPPRVEYLPVNITRWPPGERVYGK, from the coding sequence TTGGATTTACTCTCTCACGACGTTCTGATAATCGGGGGTGGGGGTGCGGGTCTCAGGGGGGCGATAGCGATTGCCGAGGAGGATCCAAAATTAGACATTGCGGTCATATCGAAAGTAATTCCTATGCGCAGCCACACCGTGTCGGCCGAAGGCGGAGCCGCCGCTGTAATTGAACCGGATGACAGCTTTGACCTTCACTCTTACGATACTATATCGGGTGGAGACTGGCTTTGCGATCAGGATGCCGTCGAGGTTTTCGTAAAGGAAGCGAAAGAAGAACTGCTGCAGCTCGAACACTGGGGTTGTCCCTGGAGCCGCAAAGAAGACGGCACTATTGCTGTTCGCCCTTTCGGCGGAATGAAAATGGAACGCACCTGGTTTGCCTCGGACAAGACCGGATTTCACATTCTGCACACACTGTTTCAGACCTCGCTGAAATATAAGCCTATTAAAAGGTATGACGAATGGTTTGTAACCGATCTGCTTGTGGAAGATGAACGTTGTCAGGGAGTTATCGCGATAGAACTGGCTACCGGCAGGATTGAGGCGATTTTTGCAAAATCTGTCGTGATATGCACAGGGGGATGCGGTAAAGTTTTTTCTTTCACCACGAATGCAAATATTAAGAACGGCGACGGCATGGCTATGGCTTACCGGGAGGGAGTTCCGCTCAAGGACATGGAATTCATTCAATATCACCCTACCGGATTGCCTTTCACCGGAATTCTGATAACCGAAGCGGCTCGTTCGGAAGGAGGGTACTTACTCAACAAGGACGGTTATCGTTATCTTCAGGATTACGACCTGGGTAAGCCCGAACCAAAACCGGTTTTGAGGTCTATGGAGCTGGGTCCGCGTGACCGCCTGTCGCAGGCATTCGTCAAGGAGCAGGAAAAGGGCAGAACTTTAGACGGTCCGTACGGGGCGTATGTGAATTTGGATATTCGCCACCTCGGGAAGAAGAAAATAAATAATAAACTACCGTTTGTCCGCGAACTATGCTTAAGATACGTCAACCTTGATCCGGTTGATGAGATGATTCCGGTGCGTCCTGTTGTCCATTACATGATGGGCGGTGTGCACACTGATATTGAAGGGGCTACTCCGCTTAAGGGATTATATGCCGCCGGCGAAGCAGCCTGCGTCAGCATTAACGGAGCTAATCGCCTGGGCTCTAACTCGCTCACAGAGATTCTCGTTTTCGGAAAACGGGCGTGCAGGTCTGCGGGCAGGTTTGCGTCTGAACAGAAGGGTCCGGACAATGCGGTAAAATCGCTGGCAGAGGAGAAAATAGCGAACCTTGAAACCAAATATTTTAAATCCGGGGGCGGAAAAGAGAGCATCGCGGGAATCAGAACGGAAATGCAGGAGATAATGGAAGAATCAGTCGGTATATACCGAAATGAGGAATCTCTCAGAAAAGCCGAAACGACTATTATGAAATTGAAAGAGCGGTTTACGAACATTGCGATAACAGATCGAAGCCTTACATTTAATACCGAAGTTATGTCGGCAGTTGAGTTATCCTATATGCTTGACGTCGCCGAGGCGATAGTTAAGTCTGCAATCGAAAGAACCGAATCCCGGGGTTCGCACCAGCGCTTGGATCACCCCGAGCGGGATGATGATAAATATTTAGCTCACAGCCTTGTCTACAAAAATGGAGATAATCCTCCGCGAGTTGAATATCTGCCGGTAAATATCACACGATGGCCTCCCGGGGAACGGGTTTACGGAAAGTAA
- a CDS encoding RNA-binding protein, with protein MYYTRQRISIRIYVSNLRSEVTDEDLKKVFESVGKVASAIIVKTTTSNEASGLGFVEMSDTSDVYRAFKSLNGKLLKGNPIKIYDRRQSEERRQNVERRTNQSRRWEDERRLIARRKETGEEELVHLFNDLERRQGFEKRIGIERRVVEERRLGTERRSDTDRRQQL; from the coding sequence ATATACTATACCCGGCAGAGGATCTCAATCAGGATTTACGTTTCAAATCTACGGAGTGAAGTTACCGATGAAGACTTAAAGAAGGTGTTTGAGTCTGTAGGAAAGGTAGCATCAGCTATCATCGTAAAAACTACCACGTCAAATGAAGCCTCCGGATTAGGATTCGTTGAAATGTCCGACACGTCAGACGTATATCGTGCCTTTAAATCTCTCAATGGTAAGCTTCTGAAAGGGAATCCGATTAAGATATATGATAGGAGACAATCGGAGGAGAGACGCCAAAATGTTGAGAGGCGCACTAACCAATCCCGAAGGTGGGAAGATGAAAGGAGGTTAATAGCTAGACGAAAGGAAACGGGGGAGGAGGAACTCGTGCACCTTTTTAACGATCTCGAAAGACGACAAGGATTCGAAAAACGGATCGGCATTGAAAGACGGGTAGTTGAAGAAAGACGTCTTGGAACCGAGAGAAGAAGTGACACAGACAGACGTCAACAGCTCTGA
- a CDS encoding fumarate reductase subunit D, translating to MKRSIEPFWWALFSSGGMISALFMPVLFFIFGIAVPLGLVNAPEYEQLLTITQNPIIRLFIFGLISLSLFHWAHRFRFTLYDGLKLKHLEVLIAVLCYGSAIFGSVFAGYSLLAG from the coding sequence ATGAAAAGATCGATCGAGCCGTTCTGGTGGGCGTTATTCAGTTCCGGTGGAATGATTTCCGCTCTTTTTATGCCGGTCTTGTTTTTCATTTTCGGAATTGCCGTTCCCCTCGGCTTGGTCAATGCGCCGGAGTATGAGCAGCTGCTGACGATCACTCAAAATCCTATAATACGATTGTTTATTTTCGGGCTGATTTCGCTGTCCTTATTTCACTGGGCTCATCGTTTCAGGTTTACGCTCTATGACGGATTAAAACTCAAACATTTAGAAGTGTTGATTGCGGTTCTCTGTTACGGAAGCGCTATATTCGGATCGGTTTTTGCCGGCTACTCGCTGTTGGCAGGATAG